TGGTGTTTGTTCAGTGTTTAGGATTTAGTATTTTGTTTGGTCATAGCCTCTCAAACTCGCTGTGCGACAGGGCCAGGATATTGTCGATCGGGAACAGCCAGCGGACGTCCAGCAGTTTCCGCTTGAGCAATGCCAGCCGGGGGGCGGGGGGCAGCTTCAGCGCGGCCGTGACCACTTTCTCGATATACTTCTCGCGGCCGCCGCGGCTGTAAACGCTGAAGACCTTCTCCGAGGCCTGCTCGGCCTCCTCGATGGCCATGGTCTCATCGGGCGACAGTTTCGGCTGGGGCAAGAGCAGCACCGCCTTCAAACTGACGAAGGTCTGGGGAATGGAGGAGGGCTTGGCGGAAAAGGCTCCCATTCCTTCTATCACTTCCAAAAAGCTGGAGGGGATGACGAACATTTTTTCTCCGCTCAACATCCGTTCCGCCTTTTGGGCCTGTTCCTTCAGTTTTAGGTGATGCCAGCGCAGGCTTTTTCCGATAAAATCTATTCCTCCAAAAAGGTTTAACAGCTCCGGCGGCAGGGCCATGATGTAGGCCAACCTCCGCAGTTCTTCGTCCCGGATCTGGGGCATAAAGGTCAGGCTCTGAATTTGCCGCTGATGCAGATAAAGGGAAAACTGGGGCAGGATCTGGCTTTGGTCGTGGATCGGCCAGCCGTTGACCAGGGTCTGGTCGATGGCCGACGAAAAGGACAGACTGCTGTTGTCCATGGGCAGGTTGCTGAGCAGATGGGAGAAGCCATCCAGGTTGGCGATGATATGGGGATGGTTAAAGGGATAGCGGGTGATGTTTTTGATCAGCAGCCCGAATTGTTTTATCAGCAGGGAGATGGTGCTGACCTGAAAGGCCGGATCGAAGGTCCGGACCGGCTGAGGCTGCAAAGAGGCCTCGGCCGGTTTCTCGGCCAGGCCCATCTCCAGCAGTTCGGTCAGGGCCTGGCAGGTCAGGAACTTGCCCAGGCCGCTGGAGGAGACCAGGCCGGAAACCGGCAGATGCTTTTGGCCCAAAAGTCCCAAGATATTTTCCTGCTCCGGGGTCAGCTCGGGGGGGCGGGGTTTGACACCGGCCTTGACGATGGCCTCCAGCGAGGGGATCTCCTTCTTGATCCGCAGCCATTCGTCCAGCCGCCGCATGCCTTCCAGCAAAAATCCCTCCACCGCCAGGCGCACCGGGTATTTGCTCTGGGTGTACAGCCGGGCCTGGACGTCAAAAACATAGTGCCCCTCCACCCAGGTAAAGATCTCGTCCATGATCTCCTGAATCTTGAAGCGGATCACTTCCTCAAAATCGTCCTGGGACAAAAAGCCGCGCTCGATCAGGATCTCCTCCAGCGGGGCCTTCAGGGCCTTCTGCTGCTCTTCGGCCTGCATGAAGTTGGTCTCGGATACCAGCCCGGTCTTGAACAGGTATTCGGAGATGTGCTCCTGGCGGCCCTGCTTGCGGTAAAAGCCGCCGGTGATGTAGCCCTGATCCAGATCAAAGGCGACTTCGTCGTCCCCCTGTTTCAGGGTCAGAACGCCGTTCTTGCGCTGGCTGGAGATCAGCTGTAAAATCTCGGGGATGCTGAAATCGGAAAGATTTCCTTCAAGTGCCATCTTATTAGCTGTTAGCTGTCAGTTAGTTGTTAGCTGGACTGTATCCAGTAGCCGATAGTCAGTAGCCACTGTTTTCTGTTTAGCGTTTACCATTCATTGTTTATTGTTCACTGTTCATTGCTCATTGTTCATTGCTTCGAGTGAACTCCAGGTACAGGCTCTCCAGGTCCTGGTGCCGGTGTTGGGATAATTCCATTAGCTCCTCCAGCGTGCCCAGGGCCGCCAGCCGGCCGTTGGCGATGATGCCGATCCGGTGGCAGACCGACTCGGCCAGGCTTAAGGTGTGGGTGGAGATCAGCAGGGAACAGCCTTTTTTAGCCTCCTCCTGGAATATCTGCTTCACCAAAATTATGCTGGCCGGGTCCAGGCCCACCAGCGGCTCGTCTATCAGATAAACTTTAGGCTGATGAAGCAGGGTGGCGGCCAGCACGGTCTTCTGCCGCATGCCGTGGGAATAGCTCTCGGCCCGGCGGTCGATCCACTCCTGGGTCTCGAACCGGTCTATCAGTTCCTCCACCCGCAGCTCCAGCCCCTTGTCCGGACAGCCATAGAGCCGGGCCACCAGGCGCAGAAACTCCCGG
The DNA window shown above is from candidate division TA06 bacterium and carries:
- a CDS encoding DUF4388 domain-containing protein, with protein sequence MALEGNLSDFSIPEILQLISSQRKNGVLTLKQGDDEVAFDLDQGYITGGFYRKQGRQEHISEYLFKTGLVSETNFMQAEEQQKALKAPLEEILIERGFLSQDDFEEVIRFKIQEIMDEIFTWVEGHYVFDVQARLYTQSKYPVRLAVEGFLLEGMRRLDEWLRIKKEIPSLEAIVKAGVKPRPPELTPEQENILGLLGQKHLPVSGLVSSSGLGKFLTCQALTELLEMGLAEKPAEASLQPQPVRTFDPAFQVSTISLLIKQFGLLIKNITRYPFNHPHIIANLDGFSHLLSNLPMDNSSLSFSSAIDQTLVNGWPIHDQSQILPQFSLYLHQRQIQSLTFMPQIRDEELRRLAYIMALPPELLNLFGGIDFIGKSLRWHHLKLKEQAQKAERMLSGEKMFVIPSSFLEVIEGMGAFSAKPSSIPQTFVSLKAVLLLPQPKLSPDETMAIEEAEQASEKVFSVYSRGGREKYIEKVVTAALKLPPAPRLALLKRKLLDVRWLFPIDNILALSHSEFERL
- a CDS encoding ABC transporter ATP-binding protein — protein: MSRGIELKNLSKSFGAKLAVDDISLSIGSGEIFGLLGPNGAGKTTTLKMLAGILQPSGGARSICGFDLEQSPTQAKQCLGFIPDDPFIYEKLSGREFLRLVARLYGCPDKGLELRVEELIDRFETQEWIDRRAESYSHGMRQKTVLAATLLHQPKVYLIDEPLVGLDPASIILVKQIFQEEAKKGCSLLISTHTLSLAESVCHRIGIIANGRLAALGTLEELMELSQHRHQDLESLYLEFTRSNEQ